From Cellulosimicrobium cellulans, the proteins below share one genomic window:
- the dhaM gene encoding dihydroxyacetone kinase phosphoryl donor subunit DhaM, which translates to MSGAVGARARVALVLVSHSQRLAEGAVELSAQMAPGVLLLAAGGTDDGGLGTSYDRVSSALEEALGVADGAVVLADLGSAVMTVESVLDMEDGFDGRVRLADAPFVEGAVAAAVTAHGGGDVAEVLASAEHAGGTFAVAAGAPENRGPAAEAAPPTDGAARAVVALRNPLGLHARPAAVLARLVAGFDASVAIDGVNGASVLELMKLGATGGQELTVTGEGPQAADAVAAVVEAVEGGFGEV; encoded by the coding sequence GTGAGCGGCGCGGTCGGGGCGCGGGCGCGCGTCGCGCTGGTCCTCGTCTCGCACTCGCAGCGGCTCGCGGAGGGTGCGGTCGAGCTGTCCGCGCAGATGGCTCCCGGCGTGCTGCTGCTCGCGGCCGGAGGGACGGACGACGGCGGGCTCGGCACCAGCTACGACCGCGTGTCCTCGGCGCTCGAGGAGGCGCTCGGCGTCGCGGACGGCGCGGTCGTGCTCGCCGACCTCGGCTCGGCCGTCATGACGGTCGAGTCGGTCCTGGACATGGAGGACGGGTTCGACGGGAGGGTCCGGCTCGCGGACGCCCCGTTCGTCGAGGGTGCCGTCGCGGCGGCCGTGACCGCTCACGGCGGCGGGGACGTCGCCGAGGTGCTCGCGTCCGCCGAGCACGCGGGCGGGACGTTCGCCGTCGCGGCCGGCGCCCCTGAGAACAGGGGACCGGCCGCCGAGGCGGCGCCCCCCACCGACGGCGCGGCGCGCGCCGTCGTCGCCTTGCGCAACCCGCTCGGCCTGCACGCGCGCCCGGCGGCGGTGCTGGCCCGACTCGTCGCGGGCTTCGACGCGAGCGTCGCGATCGACGGCGTCAACGGGGCGAGCGTGCTCGAGCTCATGAAGCTCGGCGCGACCGGCGGCCAGGAGCTCACGGTGACGGGGGAGGGTCCCCAGGCCGCCGACGCGGTGGCCGCCGTCGTGGAGGCCGTGGAGGGCGGGTTCGGCGAGGTCTGA
- a CDS encoding TetR/AcrR family transcriptional regulator → MPARPSLAERAAACLAPSPGGLRERKKRARREALVEAAQTLVLERGLDAVTVEDICAEVGVSPRTFFNYFPSKDDAVLGLEDLAVRPEIVATFVGGGPTGALLDDLEVVVADVLAQQIVTPERMARTLELVQREPHLVTRHVAWVEGHRAELVDMFLARRAVRPFVPDPELLALVVMSLLRASTLEWQQHDREGEPVDHLPTVVGQLRALLQDSRAPDPAAR, encoded by the coding sequence GTGCCCGCTCGCCCTTCGTTGGCCGAGCGGGCCGCGGCATGCCTGGCGCCGTCTCCCGGAGGTCTGCGGGAGCGCAAGAAGCGCGCCCGGCGCGAGGCGCTCGTCGAGGCGGCGCAGACGCTCGTGCTGGAGCGCGGCCTCGACGCGGTGACCGTCGAGGACATCTGCGCCGAGGTCGGGGTCTCGCCGCGCACGTTCTTCAACTACTTCCCGTCGAAGGACGACGCCGTGCTCGGCCTCGAGGATCTCGCCGTGCGACCCGAGATCGTGGCGACCTTCGTCGGGGGCGGTCCCACGGGGGCGCTGCTCGACGACCTCGAGGTCGTCGTGGCCGACGTGCTCGCGCAGCAGATCGTCACGCCCGAGCGCATGGCCCGCACGCTCGAGCTCGTCCAGCGGGAGCCGCACCTCGTCACGCGGCACGTCGCCTGGGTCGAGGGACACCGCGCCGAGCTCGTCGACATGTTCCTCGCACGCCGCGCCGTGCGGCCCTTCGTCCCCGACCCCGAGCTCCTGGCCCTCGTGGTCATGAGCCTGCTGCGCGCGAGCACGCTCGAGTGGCAGCAGCACGACCGCGAGGGCGAGCCGGTGGACCACCTGCCGACCGTCGTCGGGCAGCTCCGGGCTCTGCTCCAGGACTCGCGCGCTCCCGATCCCGCGGCCCGCTAG
- a CDS encoding MDR family MFS transporter — protein sequence MASSTAAPPVDGGKPLIVLTPRTVWVIFGALMASMFLSSLDQSIVGTAMPTIVGELHGVEHQGWVITAYILAIAIVMPLYGKFGDLWGRRWPFLVAIGLFTIASAGAGFAQTFPELVAWRGVQGLGGGGLMILSQAIIADIVPAKDRGKYMGPMGALFGIAAVIGPLLGGWFTEGPGWRWAFWINVPIGVAAFVVAWVALKLPSHRSGRKIDVAGIFFLVVATSGIVLVTSWESLTSSRGYDWSDPWLLGLVAAVVVSVAAFVVVENRAEEPLLPLHLFKNRTFTIATLIGLVLGMGMFSALAFLPTFLQMSTGAGVTESGFLMLPMMVGVMITAIGSGIAITKTGRYKIYPVLGLAITAAGMMWLTRITGDMSMWLFGAMIFVMGAGMGLVMQTIVLAVQNSVDPHEIGTATSANNFFREIGAAVGTALFSTIFTSRLADNLEGVFAGLPAGSAPAGAEGSSLTPEMVQQLPEPIHTGVVDAFTDALAPAFWYLVPLVLVGFVLALFLREVKLSDVAGMVARGEAVADHGDLVEDAPAPDAGAEAPADAAVVTAGAPGAGRDHPEDRDRGAAPVS from the coding sequence ATGGCCTCCTCCACCGCTGCACCGCCCGTCGACGGCGGCAAGCCGCTCATCGTGCTCACCCCGCGCACCGTGTGGGTGATCTTCGGCGCGCTCATGGCGTCGATGTTCCTGTCCTCGCTCGACCAGTCGATCGTCGGCACCGCGATGCCGACGATCGTCGGCGAGCTCCACGGCGTCGAGCACCAGGGCTGGGTCATCACGGCCTACATCCTGGCGATCGCGATCGTCATGCCCCTCTACGGCAAGTTCGGCGACCTCTGGGGTCGTCGGTGGCCGTTCCTCGTCGCGATCGGGCTCTTCACGATCGCGTCGGCGGGCGCGGGCTTCGCGCAGACGTTCCCCGAGCTCGTCGCCTGGCGCGGCGTGCAGGGCCTCGGCGGCGGCGGCCTGATGATCCTGTCGCAGGCGATCATCGCCGACATCGTGCCCGCCAAGGACCGCGGCAAGTACATGGGGCCCATGGGCGCCCTGTTCGGCATCGCGGCCGTGATCGGCCCGCTCCTCGGCGGCTGGTTCACGGAGGGCCCGGGCTGGCGCTGGGCGTTCTGGATCAACGTCCCGATCGGCGTCGCGGCGTTCGTCGTCGCGTGGGTCGCGCTCAAGCTCCCGTCGCACCGCTCCGGCCGCAAGATCGACGTCGCCGGCATCTTCTTCCTCGTCGTGGCGACCTCCGGCATCGTGCTCGTCACGAGCTGGGAGTCGCTGACCAGCTCGCGCGGCTACGACTGGTCGGACCCGTGGCTCCTGGGCCTCGTGGCCGCCGTGGTCGTCTCGGTCGCCGCGTTCGTCGTGGTGGAGAACCGTGCCGAGGAGCCGCTGCTCCCGCTGCACCTGTTCAAGAACCGGACGTTCACGATCGCGACCCTCATCGGCCTCGTGCTCGGCATGGGCATGTTCTCGGCGCTCGCCTTCCTGCCGACGTTCCTCCAGATGTCCACCGGCGCGGGGGTCACCGAGTCCGGGTTCCTCATGCTGCCGATGATGGTCGGCGTCATGATCACGGCCATCGGGTCGGGTATCGCGATCACGAAGACCGGCCGCTACAAGATCTACCCGGTGCTGGGCCTCGCGATCACCGCGGCCGGCATGATGTGGCTCACGCGCATCACGGGCGACATGTCGATGTGGCTCTTCGGCGCGATGATCTTCGTCATGGGCGCCGGCATGGGCCTCGTCATGCAGACGATCGTCCTCGCGGTGCAGAACTCGGTCGACCCGCACGAGATCGGGACGGCGACGAGCGCGAACAACTTCTTCCGCGAGATCGGCGCGGCCGTCGGCACGGCGCTGTTCAGCACCATCTTCACGTCGCGCCTCGCCGACAACCTCGAGGGCGTCTTCGCGGGGCTGCCCGCCGGCTCCGCGCCCGCCGGGGCCGAGGGGTCGTCGCTCACGCCCGAGATGGTGCAGCAGCTCCCCGAGCCGATCCACACCGGCGTCGTCGACGCGTTCACCGACGCGCTCGCCCCGGCCTTCTGGTACCTCGTCCCGCTCGTGCTCGTCGGGTTCGTCCTCGCCTTGTTCCTGCGCGAGGTCAAGCTCTCCGACGTCGCGGGGATGGTCGCGCGCGGCGAGGCCGTCGCGGACCACGGCGACCTCGTCGAGGACGCCCCTGCGCCGGATGCGGGTGCAGAGGCTCCCGCCGACGCGGCCGTCGTGACCGCGGGCGCTCCCGGAGCGGGCCGTGACCACCCGGAGGACCGGGACCGCGGCGCCGCGCCGGTATCCTGA
- the ndk gene encoding nucleoside-diphosphate kinase, protein MTDVAPALTETIERTLILVKPDGVRRGLSGEVLRRVEAKGYTLAGVRLLDATPELLAAHYAEHEGKPFYQPLVDFMLSGKVLAVVAEGQGVIPGFRSLAGATNPTEALPGTIRGDLGRDWGLKVQQNLVHGSDSPESAAREIALWFPELG, encoded by the coding sequence ATGACCGACGTCGCACCCGCACTGACCGAGACCATCGAGCGCACCCTCATCCTCGTCAAGCCCGACGGCGTCCGCCGCGGCCTGTCCGGCGAGGTCCTGCGCCGCGTCGAGGCCAAGGGCTACACGCTGGCCGGCGTGCGCCTGCTCGACGCGACGCCCGAGCTGCTCGCGGCCCACTACGCCGAGCACGAGGGCAAGCCCTTCTACCAGCCGCTCGTCGACTTCATGCTGTCGGGCAAGGTGCTCGCGGTCGTCGCCGAGGGCCAGGGCGTCATCCCCGGCTTCCGCTCGCTCGCGGGCGCGACGAACCCGACCGAGGCGCTGCCGGGGACCATCCGCGGCGACCTCGGTCGCGACTGGGGCCTCAAGGTCCAGCAGAACCTCGTCCACGGCTCCGACTCGCCCGAGTCCGCCGCGCGCGAGATCGCGCTCTGGTTCCCCGAGCTCGGCTGA
- a CDS encoding DUF4233 domain-containing protein encodes MSTSPSQPAAQPSRYGRAAGPVRPSPGDRIKPKKPAKAQFASTTLLLEAFLVVFATLVAYGLRDVPYSRGPLELPSATSIWLVGGVLAVVLVVLSRMVGTPGGYVAGSVVQVPVLAFGLVVPMMFVVGGLFVVLWVVSIRLGGRIDRERAAYDAEHPETAPNAD; translated from the coding sequence GTGAGCACCTCGCCGTCGCAGCCCGCCGCGCAGCCGTCCCGCTACGGTCGCGCGGCGGGCCCGGTGCGCCCGTCGCCGGGCGACCGCATCAAGCCGAAGAAGCCCGCGAAGGCCCAGTTCGCGTCGACCACGCTGCTGCTCGAGGCCTTCCTCGTGGTGTTCGCCACGCTCGTCGCCTACGGCCTGCGGGACGTGCCCTACTCGCGCGGGCCGCTCGAGCTGCCGAGCGCGACGTCGATCTGGCTCGTAGGCGGCGTCCTCGCCGTCGTGCTCGTCGTCCTGTCCCGCATGGTCGGCACGCCGGGTGGCTACGTCGCCGGGTCGGTCGTCCAGGTGCCGGTGCTGGCGTTCGGGCTCGTCGTGCCGATGATGTTCGTCGTCGGTGGCCTCTTCGTCGTGCTGTGGGTCGTCTCGATCCGGCTCGGCGGGCGCATCGACCGTGAGCGCGCGGCGTACGACGCCGAGCACCCCGAGACCGCGCCCAACGCCGACTGA
- the smc gene encoding chromosome segregation protein SMC, whose translation MHLKTLTLRGFKSFASATTLSFEPGVTCVVGPNGSGKSNVVDALAWVMGEQGAKTLRGGKMEDVIFAGTSGRPPLGRAEVSLTIDNTDGALPIDYTEVTISRTLFRSGGSEYAINGSACRLLDIQDLLSDSGLGREMHVIVGQGQLDAVLRATPEDRRGFIEEAAGVLKHRKRKEKALRKLDAMQANLTRLADLTTEIRRQLGPLGRQAEIARKAATIQADLRDAKARLLADDLAQLTATLEQEIADEAALRTQQAEVERALATARDGLGRLEREAAAASPALGAATDVWFRLSSLRERLRGTQTLAEERVRLLGRPEPAQRGQDPDELEAQAERVRAAEAELEAEVARARDALAAAVADREDGERSAGEAERAVATLLRGAADRREGLARLAGQVAAQRTRVEAAEAEIGRLRESLAEAEHRGTQARTDFAVLETQVVGAEEGEEGLDAEHEAAADEVERTTTAVRGLEDAASAADQERATWSARIEALELSLDRKDGAGALLAADGVGVVGSLAALLGVEAGYEDAVAAALGPAADAVAVESVDAAVDALRYLRAEDAGRAGLVVAVDAAHGEGRDAVALPDGARWAVDVVTAGGGVGHAVRALLADVAVVEDLAQARALVARHPGVAVVTRGGDLLAATRGWGGSASAPSVLHLQSALDEARSAHDDAAARGERARFALVGARDAAQEARARYDDTLDRLNQSDAQLAAVAEQLGHLGATARSAAAEAERVRASLERASQGLDDAREALAGLVERLDVAEAAPEQSEEAVAEAIAERDRLLALASAARTTETEARLALRTSEERARAVAGRAQSLARAAAAEREARERAARREAARLRQSERASAVRDGAARALGAVDRSLARAGAEREAAEAARAERDVAVTGARREVDDLAARLRELTDVAHRDEVARAQQQLRIEQLQARSVDELGLDPAVLVEELGPHRDVPVPSDDDEPRTVPYDRATQEKRLRAAERDLGRLGKVNPLALEEFAALEERHKFLADQLADLKKSRTDLLEIVKEIDERVERVFTDAYRDTAEQFERVFARMFPGGEGRLVLTDPDDMLTTGIEVEARPAGKKVKRLSLLSGGERSLTAVALLVAIFKARPSPFYVMDEVEAALDDVNLGRLLEIFRELQEDSQLIVITHQKRTMEIADALYGVTMRGDGVTTVISQRMDEAREDVSV comes from the coding sequence GTGCACCTCAAGACCCTGACGCTGCGCGGCTTCAAGTCGTTCGCGTCCGCGACGACGCTGAGCTTCGAGCCCGGGGTCACGTGCGTCGTCGGGCCGAACGGCTCGGGCAAGTCCAACGTCGTCGACGCGCTCGCGTGGGTCATGGGGGAGCAGGGCGCCAAGACGCTGCGCGGCGGCAAGATGGAGGACGTCATCTTCGCCGGGACGTCCGGGCGTCCGCCGCTCGGGCGCGCCGAGGTCTCCCTGACGATCGACAACACCGACGGCGCGCTGCCGATCGACTACACCGAGGTGACGATCTCTCGCACGCTGTTCCGCAGCGGCGGCTCCGAGTACGCGATCAACGGCTCCGCGTGCCGCCTGCTCGACATCCAGGACCTCCTCTCCGACTCCGGCCTCGGTCGGGAGATGCACGTGATCGTCGGGCAGGGTCAGCTCGACGCGGTCCTGCGCGCGACGCCCGAGGACCGCCGTGGCTTCATCGAGGAGGCCGCGGGCGTCCTCAAGCACCGCAAGCGCAAGGAGAAGGCGCTCCGCAAGCTCGACGCGATGCAGGCCAACCTCACCCGCCTCGCCGACCTCACGACGGAGATCCGCCGCCAGCTCGGCCCGCTGGGACGCCAGGCCGAGATCGCCCGCAAGGCCGCGACGATCCAGGCGGACCTGCGCGACGCCAAGGCCCGTCTGCTCGCGGACGACCTCGCGCAGCTCACCGCGACCCTGGAGCAGGAGATCGCGGACGAGGCGGCGCTGCGGACGCAGCAGGCGGAGGTCGAGCGGGCGCTCGCCACGGCCCGCGACGGGCTCGGCCGGCTCGAGCGCGAGGCGGCCGCGGCTTCGCCCGCGCTCGGCGCGGCGACCGACGTGTGGTTCCGGCTCTCGTCCCTGCGCGAGCGCCTGCGCGGCACGCAGACGCTCGCGGAGGAGCGTGTCCGTCTGCTCGGTCGCCCGGAGCCTGCCCAGCGGGGCCAGGACCCCGACGAGCTCGAGGCCCAGGCGGAGCGCGTGCGCGCGGCCGAGGCCGAGCTCGAGGCCGAGGTCGCGCGCGCACGGGACGCGCTCGCGGCGGCCGTCGCGGACCGCGAGGACGGTGAGCGGTCGGCGGGCGAGGCCGAGCGCGCGGTCGCGACCCTGCTCCGCGGTGCCGCCGACCGCCGGGAGGGCCTCGCGCGCCTCGCGGGCCAGGTCGCCGCGCAGCGCACCCGGGTCGAGGCCGCGGAGGCGGAGATCGGGCGGCTCCGCGAGTCGCTGGCGGAGGCCGAGCACCGGGGCACCCAGGCACGCACGGACTTCGCGGTGCTGGAGACCCAGGTGGTCGGCGCCGAGGAGGGCGAGGAGGGTCTCGACGCGGAGCACGAGGCCGCCGCCGACGAGGTCGAGCGGACGACGACCGCCGTGCGCGGGCTGGAGGACGCGGCCTCCGCCGCGGACCAGGAGCGCGCCACGTGGAGCGCGCGGATCGAGGCGCTCGAGCTGAGCCTGGACCGCAAGGACGGCGCCGGTGCGCTGCTCGCTGCCGACGGCGTCGGGGTCGTGGGCTCGCTCGCGGCGCTGCTCGGCGTCGAGGCCGGGTACGAGGACGCCGTGGCGGCGGCGCTCGGCCCCGCGGCGGACGCCGTCGCCGTCGAGTCGGTCGACGCCGCCGTCGACGCGTTGCGCTACCTGCGCGCCGAGGACGCCGGGCGGGCGGGGCTCGTCGTCGCGGTCGACGCGGCGCACGGGGAGGGGCGCGACGCGGTCGCCCTGCCCGACGGCGCGCGCTGGGCCGTCGACGTCGTGACGGCGGGCGGGGGCGTCGGCCACGCCGTGCGCGCCCTGCTCGCGGACGTCGCGGTCGTCGAGGACCTCGCGCAGGCGCGCGCGCTCGTGGCGCGTCACCCCGGCGTCGCGGTCGTGACGCGCGGCGGCGACCTCCTGGCGGCGACGCGCGGGTGGGGCGGGTCGGCTTCGGCGCCGAGCGTGCTGCACCTGCAGTCCGCGCTCGACGAGGCGCGCTCCGCGCACGACGACGCGGCGGCCCGCGGCGAGCGCGCGCGGTTCGCCCTCGTGGGCGCGCGCGACGCCGCGCAGGAGGCGCGCGCCCGCTACGACGACACCCTCGACCGGCTCAACCAGTCGGACGCCCAGCTCGCGGCGGTCGCGGAGCAGCTCGGCCATCTCGGTGCGACGGCGCGCTCGGCCGCCGCCGAGGCGGAGCGGGTGCGTGCCTCGCTCGAGCGCGCGTCGCAGGGGCTCGACGACGCGCGCGAGGCGCTCGCCGGCCTCGTGGAGCGGCTCGACGTCGCGGAGGCGGCGCCGGAGCAGTCCGAGGAGGCCGTCGCCGAGGCGATCGCGGAGCGCGACCGTCTCCTCGCGCTCGCGTCGGCCGCCCGGACCACGGAGACCGAGGCGCGCCTGGCCCTGCGCACGAGCGAGGAGCGCGCGCGTGCCGTGGCGGGCCGGGCGCAGTCGCTCGCGCGCGCCGCGGCGGCGGAGCGCGAGGCGCGCGAGCGGGCCGCCCGGCGCGAGGCCGCCCGGCTGCGTCAGTCCGAGCGCGCGTCGGCCGTGCGCGACGGGGCGGCCCGGGCCCTGGGCGCCGTCGACCGGTCCCTCGCCCGTGCGGGTGCCGAGCGTGAGGCCGCCGAGGCGGCGCGCGCCGAGCGCGACGTTGCCGTGACGGGGGCCCGCCGCGAGGTCGACGACCTCGCGGCACGCCTGCGCGAGCTGACCGACGTCGCGCACCGGGACGAGGTGGCGCGCGCGCAGCAGCAGCTGCGCATCGAGCAGCTCCAGGCGCGCAGCGTCGACGAGCTCGGCCTCGACCCGGCCGTCCTCGTCGAGGAGCTCGGGCCGCACCGCGACGTCCCGGTCCCGTCCGACGACGACGAGCCGCGCACCGTGCCCTACGACCGCGCGACCCAGGAGAAGCGGCTGCGCGCCGCCGAGCGGGATCTGGGCCGGCTGGGCAAGGTGAACCCGCTCGCGCTCGAGGAGTTCGCGGCGCTCGAGGAGCGGCACAAGTTCCTCGCGGACCAGCTCGCCGACCTCAAGAAGTCGCGCACCGACCTCCTGGAGATCGTCAAGGAGATCGACGAGCGGGTCGAGCGGGTGTTCACGGACGCCTACCGTGACACCGCCGAGCAGTTCGAGCGGGTCTTCGCGCGCATGTTCCCGGGCGGCGAGGGACGGCTCGTGCTGACGGACCCCGACGACATGCTCACGACCGGGATCGAGGTCGAGGCCCGACCGGCGGGCAAGAAGGTCAAGCGGCTCTCGCTGCTGTCCGGCGGCGAGCGCTCCCTCACGGCGGTCGCGCTGCTCGTGGCGATCTTCAAGGCCCGGCCGTCGCCGTTCTACGTCATGGACGAGGTCGAGGCCGCCCTGGACGACGTCAACCTGGGCCGACTCCTCGAGATCTTCCGCGAGCTCCAGGAGGACTCGCAGCTCATCGTCATCACCCACCAGAAGCGCACGATGGAGATCGCCGACGCGCTCTACGGCGTGACGATGCGCGGCGACGGCGTGACGACGGTCATCAGCCAGCGGATGGACGAAGCCCGCGAGGACGTCTCGGTGTGA